In a genomic window of Pleurocapsa sp. PCC 7319:
- a CDS encoding NAD(P)H-quinone oxidoreductase subunit 5, whose product MELLYQYAWLIPLLPLLGAAMVGAGLISLNKFTNNLRKINAVFLISLIGSAMVLSFNLLWSQIQGHEAYSRTIEWAAASDFHITMGYTIDPLSSLMLVIVTTVAFLVMIYTDGYMAHDPGYVRFYAYLSIFSSSMLGLVVSSNLVQIYVFWELVGMCSYLLIGFWFERQGAADACQKAFVTNRVGDFGLLLGILGLYWATGSFDFGFMGERLQDLVSSGALPGGLAALFAVLVFLGPVAKSAQFPLHVWLPDAMEGPTPISALIHAATMVAAGVFLIARMYPVFENIPVVMNTIAWTGAFTAMLGATIALTQNDIKKGLAYSTMSQLGYMVMAMGIGAYSAGLFHLMTHAYFKAMLFLCSGSVIHGMEEVVGHDPVLAQDMRLMGGLRKHMPITAVTFLIGTLAICGIPPFAGFWSKDEILGLAFGANPALWFIGWATAGLTAFYMFRIYFMTFEGSFRGNEMSIRQELLVEANRPAFGPGAMNVQELASENHEHGHSESPHESSLTMTLPLMVLAIPSFLIGWLGRPWDNVFEKFIHAPGEIVTEASHFDWTEFLIMAGNSVGIALIGITVASLMYLQHKIEPAAIANKFPALYRLSLNKWYIDDIYDKIFVQSTRRIARQIMEVDSKVVDGAVNLTGLVTLVGGEGLKYLETGRVQFYALIIFGAVLSFMVLFTLT is encoded by the coding sequence ATGGAACTTCTTTATCAATATGCATGGCTAATTCCATTGCTACCGCTCTTAGGAGCAGCAATGGTTGGAGCTGGTCTGATATCGCTCAATAAATTTACCAATAATCTTAGAAAAATCAACGCTGTCTTCCTGATCTCTCTGATAGGGAGTGCGATGGTACTCTCATTTAATTTACTCTGGAGTCAAATTCAGGGACATGAAGCTTATTCCCGGACAATTGAATGGGCAGCAGCAAGTGATTTTCATATCACGATGGGCTATACCATCGATCCTCTCAGTTCTCTGATGTTGGTCATTGTGACTACTGTAGCTTTTTTGGTGATGATCTACACCGATGGTTATATGGCTCACGATCCAGGTTATGTAAGGTTCTATGCCTACTTGAGCATTTTTAGTTCCTCAATGTTAGGTTTAGTTGTTAGTTCTAACCTGGTACAGATATATGTGTTCTGGGAATTAGTCGGTATGTGTTCTTATCTGCTGATTGGTTTCTGGTTTGAGCGGCAAGGTGCTGCTGATGCCTGTCAAAAAGCTTTTGTAACTAACCGAGTGGGTGACTTTGGCCTCTTACTGGGAATACTTGGTTTGTATTGGGCTACAGGCAGTTTTGATTTTGGATTCATGGGAGAACGTCTACAAGACTTAGTTTCCTCTGGTGCTTTGCCAGGAGGACTGGCAGCTCTGTTTGCAGTGCTAGTTTTTCTAGGACCAGTAGCAAAATCAGCACAATTTCCTCTCCATGTTTGGCTACCAGATGCCATGGAAGGTCCTACGCCTATTTCTGCTTTAATTCACGCTGCCACTATGGTTGCTGCCGGAGTTTTTCTCATTGCTCGGATGTATCCTGTATTTGAGAATATTCCAGTAGTGATGAATACCATCGCTTGGACAGGAGCTTTCACTGCTATGTTGGGAGCTACGATCGCTCTGACCCAAAATGACATTAAAAAGGGTCTAGCATATTCCACTATGTCCCAACTTGGCTATATGGTAATGGCTATGGGGATCGGTGCCTATTCAGCTGGTTTATTTCACCTCATGACCCATGCTTATTTCAAAGCAATGCTTTTCCTTTGTTCTGGTTCAGTAATTCACGGCATGGAAGAAGTAGTCGGACACGACCCAGTCTTAGCGCAAGATATGCGTCTGATGGGTGGTTTACGTAAACATATGCCAATCACAGCTGTGACTTTTTTAATTGGTACTCTAGCAATCTGCGGTATTCCTCCTTTTGCTGGCTTCTGGTCTAAAGATGAAATTTTAGGACTGGCTTTTGGTGCTAATCCTGCTCTCTGGTTTATTGGCTGGGCAACTGCTGGTCTGACTGCTTTTTATATGTTCCGCATCTATTTCATGACCTTTGAAGGTTCATTCCGCGGTAATGAAATGTCGATTAGACAAGAACTTCTAGTAGAGGCGAATCGTCCCGCTTTTGGTCCTGGTGCGATGAATGTTCAAGAATTAGCATCTGAAAACCACGAACATGGTCATAGTGAATCTCCTCATGAATCATCTCTCACCATGACCTTACCTTTAATGGTGTTGGCTATTCCTTCTTTCTTGATCGGTTGGCTTGGTAGACCTTGGGATAATGTCTTTGAAAAATTTATTCATGCCCCAGGAGAAATTGTTACTGAGGCCAGCCACTTTGATTGGACAGAATTTCTGATTATGGCAGGTAACTCTGTAGGTATAGCTTTGATTGGTATTACAGTGGCTTCCCTGATGTATCTTCAGCATAAAATTGAGCCAGCAGCGATCGCCAATAAGTTTCCTGCTCTTTATCGATTATCTCTCAACAAATGGTACATCGATGATATCTATGACAAGATCTTTGTTCAAAGTACTCGTCGTATAGCAAGACAGATTATGGAGGTCGATTCTAAAGTAGTTGATGGTGCAGTTAACTTGACTGGTTTAGTTACTCTCGTTGGTGGTGAAGGTTTAAAATACCTGGAAACTGGTCGTGTTCAATTCTATGCTCTAATTATTTTTGGTGCTGTATTAAGCTTCATGGTGCTATTCACCCTGACTTAG